A region from the Campylobacter magnus genome encodes:
- a CDS encoding 3-isopropylmalate dehydratase small subunit: MTWKFGDNIDTDVIIAARYLNTSEPALLAKHVMEDADPSFSSKVGKGDIIVAGENFGCGSSREHAPIAIKAAGVDIVIAKSFARIFYRNAFNTGLLILECKDTDKIAEGDKLEVSLDNGSIKNLSKNEEYKFEAMPEFMQELVKAGGLINYAKKNL, from the coding sequence ATGACTTGGAAGTTTGGCGACAATATTGACACTGATGTAATCATCGCAGCACGCTATCTAAACACCAGCGAGCCAGCACTTTTGGCAAAGCATGTTATGGAAGATGCTGATCCTAGCTTTAGCAGCAAAGTAGGCAAGGGTGATATCATAGTAGCAGGCGAGAACTTTGGCTGTGGATCTAGCCGTGAGCACGCACCAATAGCTATCAAAGCAGCTGGCGTAGATATCGTAATAGCAAAAAGTTTTGCTAGAATTTTTTACCGCAATGCCTTTAATACTGGGCTTTTAATCTTAGAGTGCAAAGACACTGATAAAATCGCTGAGGGCGACAAGCTAGAAGTAAGCCTAGATAATGGTAGCATCAAGAATCTAAGCAAAAATGAAGAATATAAATTTGAAGCTATGCCAGAGTTTATGCAAGAGCTAGTAAAGGCTGGCGGACTCATAAACTACGCTAAAAAAAACTTATAG